The DNA region NNNNNNNNNNNNNNNNNNNNNNNNNNNNNNNNNNNNNNNNNNNNNNNNNNNNNNNNNNNNNNNNNNNNNNNNNNNNNNNNNNNNNNNNNNNNNNNNNNNNNNNNNNNNNNNNNNNNNNNNNNNNNNNNNNNNNNNNNNNNNNNNNNNNNNNNNNNNNNNNNNNNNNNNNNNNNNNNNNNNNNNNNNNNNNNNNNNNNNNNNNNNNNNNNNNNNNNNNNNNNNNNNNNNNNNNNNNNNNNNNNNNNNNNNNNNNNNNNNNNNNNNNNNNNNNNNNNNNNNNNNNNNNNNNNNNNNNNNNNNNNNNNNNNNNNNNNNNNNNNNNNNNNNNNNNNNNNNNNNNNNNNNNNNNNNNNNNNNNNNNNNNNNNNNNNNNNNNNNNNNNNNNNNNNNNNNNNNNNNNNNNNNNNNNNNNNNNNNNNNNNNNNNNNNNNNNNNNNNNNNNNNNNNNNNNNNNNNNNNNNNNNNNNNNNNNNNNNNNNNNNNNNNNNNNNNNNNNNNNNNNNNNNNNNNNNNNNNNNNNNNNNNNNNNNNNNNNNNNNNNNNNNNNNNNNNNNNNNNNNNNNNNNNNNNNNNNNNNNNNNNNNNNNNNNNNNNNNNNNNNNNNNNNNNNNNNNNNNNNNNNNNNNNNNNNNNNNNNNNNNNNNNNNNNNNNNNNNNNNNNNNNNNNNNNNNNNNNNNNNNNNNNNNNNNNNNNNNNNNNNNNNNNNNNNNNNNNNNNNNNNNNNNNNNNNNNNNNNNNNNNNNNNNNNNNNNNNNNNNNNNNNNNNNNNNNNNNNNNNNNNNNNNNNNNNNNNNNNNNNNNNNNNNNNNNNNNNNNNNNNNNNNNNNNNNNNNNNNNNNNNNNNNNNNNNNNNNNNNNNNNNNNNNNNNNNNNNNNNNNNNNNNNNNNNNNNNNNNNNNNNNNNNNNNNNNNNNNNNNNNNNNNNNNNNNNNNNNNNNNNNNNNNNNNNNNNNNNNNNNNNNNNNNNNNNNNNNNNNNNNNNNNNNNNNNNNNNNNNNNNNNNNNNNNNNNNNNNNNNNNNNNNNNNNNNNNNNNNNNNNNNNNNNNNNNNNNNNNNNNNNNNNNNNNNNNNNNNNNNNNNNNNNNNNNNNNNNNNNNNNNNNNNNNNNNNNNNNNNNNNNNNNNNNNNNNNNNNNNNNNNNNNNNNNNNNNNNNNNNNNNNNNNNNNNNNNNNNNNNNNNNNNNNNNNNNNNNNNNNNNNNNNNNNNNNNNNNNNNNNNNNNNNNNNNNNNNNNNNNNNNNNNNNNNNNNNNNNNNNNNNNNNNNNNNNNNNNNNNNNNNNNNNNNNNNNNNNNNNNNNNNNNNNNNNNNNNNNNNNNNNNNNNNNNNNNNNNNNNNNNNNNNNNNNNNNNNNNNNNNNNNNNNNNNNNNNNNNNNNNNNNNNNNNNNNNNNNNNNNNNNNNNNNNNNNNNNNNNNNNNNNNNNNNNNNNNNNNNNNNNNNNNNNNNNNNNNNNNNNNNNNNNNNNNNNNNNNNNNNNNNNNNNNNNNNNNNNNNNNNNNNNNNNNNNNNNNNNNNNNNNNNNNNNNNNNNNNNNNNNNNNNNNNNNNNNNNNNNNNNNNNNNNNNNNNNNNNNNNNNNNNNNNNNNNNNNNNNNNNNNNNNNNNNNNNNNNNNNNNNNNNNNNNNNNNNNNNNNNNNNNNNNNNNNNNNNNNNNNNNNNNNNNNNNNNNNNNNNNNNNNNNNNNNNNNNNNNNNNNNNNNNNNNNNNTCCTTCGAAGCCAATCCAGAGGCCGATAAAGATCGAAGGAATCGCTAACTTCCCGCTTCGGAATAAGTGTGATAAACGTTGAATTTCTCGATTTGAGGATCTGACCTGCTTTTAAGAAACTTCAATAGCTTTATTAATGTGTGAGGCCACATCCTTTGACAGAAGGCAGCCGGGAAGTCGTCGGGACCTGGGGCTTTATTCAGATTCTCATTCTTCAAAACTTCTTCAAACGTGATCTCCCGTCTAAGCCACGGATTGTCCTCCGCGTCCATTTTTGGGTGCATTGGCCATCATCTCGATTCAGAATTTTTTTGTTGTAGGCAGCAGCGCTAATACGTAATCTCCCATCAGCGGTATGGGTAGCAGCTACTATCAGTACGCCAGTCTAAGGCTGTTCGTAGAGGTAGGTCGTAGAGATCTATGAAGGGCTATCTTTAGCATAAATAGCATGGTTAATTATAGAATAGCGTGATGGCCGTAAGAAGATCATAACTAAGGTAAATAGTCTGGAGTGGATGTCTAGATCAGGGTGTCGGCATCACACATATAGCATGTGTGCCGTGAGTGAGAGGGTGGTCGTAGATCATCCCTCAGCTCTTCTTTCGAAATTCTTGAAGATGATGACTTATCGGCTTGAGGCTTCTTTTCTTTTCAAGCTGAGTAGAAATTTCATAAGAGAAGAAAAGTTCACAGAAGGTTCTTCAATAGTATGCTCGGTTCACGAGGTTCTACCACTGCAGGGCCTAGTTGCCATTCTCCCATTACTCAAGTCGTTCAAGGGACAGGACCCCCGCACTGtaaaaattttcctttttatacaACTCATTATATCTTTCTTCTGTGCATATCTCGGTTTTAATAACTTCTAGGTTTATACCAAATCGACCGTAGAGAGAGTTCATTAGTATCTTGTAGATATATACCATAGCTACATCATCATTTATCTTTGCTTCTTGTCTTCTAGCAAAGATGTCTGATACAAACCCTTCGAAAGGACTCTTCTTTTTCTCATACAAGCAGCCCCTTTCCTTACAGTCAAGTGGTTGAACGNNNNNNNNNNNNNNNNNNNNNNNNNNNNNNNNNNNNNNNNNNNNNNNNNNNNNNNNNNNNNNNNNNNNNNNNNNNNNNNNNNNNNNNNNNNNNNNNNNNNNNNNNNNNNNNNNNNNNNNNNNNNNNNNNNNNNNNNNNNNNNNNNNNNNNNNNNNNNNNNNNNNNNNNNNNNNNNNNNNNNNNNNNNNNNNNNNNNNNNNNNNNNNNNNNNNNNNNNNNNNNNNNNNNNNNNNNNNNNNNNNNNNNNNNNNNNNNNNNNNNNNNNNNNNNNNNNNNNNNNNNNNNNNNNNNNNNNNNNNNNNNNNNNNNNNNNNNNNNNNNNNNNNNNNNNNNNNNNNNNNNNNNNNNNNNNNNNNNNNNNNNNNNNNNNNNNNNNNNNNNNNNNNNNNNNNNNNNNNNNNNNNNNNNNNNNNNNNNNNNNNNNNNNNNNNNNNNNNNNNNNNNNNNNNNNNNNNNNNNNNNNNNNNNNNNNNNNNNNNNNNNNNNNNNNNNNNNNNNNNNNNNNNNNNNNNNNNNNNNNNNNNNNNNNNNNNNNNNNNNNNNNNNNNNNNNNNNNNNNNNNNNNNNNNNNNNNNNNNNNNNNNNNNNNNNNNNNNNNNNNNNNNNNNNNNNNNNNNNNNNNNNNNNNNNNNNNNNNNNNNNNNNNNNNNNNNNNNNNNNNNNNNNNNNNNNNNNNNNNNNNNNNNNNNNNNNNNNNNNNNNNNNNNNNNNNNNNNNNNNNNNNNNNNNNNNNNNNNNNNNNNNNNNNNNNNNNNNNNNNNNNNNNNNNNNNNNNNNNNNNNNNNNNNNNNNNNNNNNNNNNNNNNNNNNNNNNNNNNNNNNNNNNNNNNNNNNNNNNNNNNNNNNNNNNNNNNNNNNNNNNNNNNNNNNNNNNNNNNNNNNNNNNNNNNNNNNNNNNNNNNNNNNNNNNNNNNNNNNNNNNNNNNNNNNNNNNNNNNNNNNNNNNNNNNNNNNNNNNNNNNNNNNNNNNNNNNNNNNNNNNNNNNNNNNNNNNNNNNNNNNNNNNNNNNNNNNNNNNNNNNNNNNNNNNNNNNNNNNNNNNNNNNNNNNNNNNNNNNNNNNNNNNNNNNNNNNNNNNNNNNNNNNNNNNNNNNNNNNNNNNNNNNNNNNNNNNNNNNNNNNNNNNNNNNNNNNNNNNNNNNNNNNNNNNNNNNNNNNNNNNNNNNNNNNNNNNNNNNNNNNNNNNNNNNNNNNNNNNNNNNNNNNNNNNNNNNNNNNNNNNNNNNNNNNNNNNNNNNNNNNNNNNNNNNNNNNNNNNNNNNNNNNNNNNNNNNNNNNNNNNNNNNNNNNNNNNNNNNNNNNNNNNNNNNNNNNNNNNNNNNNNNNNNNNNNNNNNNNNNNNNNNNNNNNNNNNNNNNNNNNNNNNNNNNNNNNNNNNNNNNNNNNNNNNNNNNNNNNNNNNNNNNNNNNNNNNNNNNNNNNNNNNNNNNNNNNNNNNNNNNNNNNNNNNNNNNNNNNNNNNNNNNNNNNNNNNNNNNNNNNNNNNNNNNNNNNNNNNNNNNNNNNNNNNNNNNNNNNNNNNNNNNNNNNNNNNNNNNNNNNNNNNNNNNNNNNNNNNNNNNNNNNNNNNNNNNNNNNNNNNNNNNNNNNNNNNNNNNNNNNNNNNNNNNNNNNNNNNNNNNNNNNNNNNNNNNNNNNNNNNNNNNNNNNNNNNNNNNNNNNNNNNNNNNNNNNNNNNNNNNNNNNNNNNNNNNNNNNNNNNNNNNNNNNNNNNNNNNNNNNNNNNNNNNNNNNNNNNNNNNNNNNNNNNNNNNNNNNNNNNNNNNNNNNNNNNNNNNNNNNNNNNNNNNNNNNNNNNNNNNNNNNNNNNNNNNNNNNNNNNNNNNNNNNNNNNNNNNNNNNNNNNNNNNNNNNNNNNNNNNNNNNNNNNNNNNNNNNNNNNNNNNNNNNNNNNNNNNNNNNNNNNNNNNNNNNNNNNNNNNNNNNNNNNNNNNNNNNNNNNNNNNNNNNNNNNNNNNNNNNNNNNNNNNNNNNNNNNNNNNNNNNNNNNNNNNNNNNNNNNNNNNNNNNNNNNNNNNNNNNNNNNNNNNNNNNNNNNNNNNNNNNNNNNNNNNNNNNNNNNNNNNNNNNNNNNNNNNNNNNNNNNNNNNNNNNNNNNNNNNNNNNNNNNNNNNNNNNNNNNNNNNNNNNNNNNNNNNNNNNNNNNNNNNNNNNNNNNNNNNNNNNNNNNNNNNNNNNNNNNNNNNNNNNNNNNNNNNNNNNNNNNNNNNNNNNNNNNNNNNNNNNNNNNNNNNNNNNNNNNNNNNNNNNNNNNNNNNNNNNNNNNNNNNNNNNNNNNNNNNNNNNNNNNNNNNNNNNNNNNNNNNNNNNNNNNNNNNNNNNNNNNNNNNNNNNNNNNNNNNNNNNNNNNNNNNNNNNNNNNNNNNNNNNNNNNNNNNNNNNNNNNNNNNNNNNNNNNNNNNNNNNNNNNNNNNNNNNNNNNNNNNNNNNNNNNNNNNNNNNNNNNNNNNNNNNNNNNNNNNNNNNNNNNNNNNNNNNNNNNNNNNNNNNNNNNNNNNNNNNNNNNNNNNNNNNNNNNNNNNNNNNNNNNNNNNNNNNNNNNNNNNNNNNNNNNNNNNNNNNNNNNNNNNNNNNNNNNNNNNNNNNNNNNNNNNNNNNNNNNNNNNNNNNNNNNNNNNNNNNNNNNNNNNNNNNNNNNNNNNNNNNNNNNNNNNNNNNNNNNNNNNNNNNNNNNNNNNNNNNNNNNNNNNNNNNNNNNNNNNNNNNNNNNNNNNNNNNNNNNNNNNNNNNNNNNNNNNNNNNNNNNNNNNNNNNNNNNNNNNNNNNNNNNNNNNNNNNNNNNNNNNNNNNNNNNNNNNNNNNNNNNNNNNNNNNNNNNNNNNNNNNNNNNNNNNNNNNNNNNNNNNNNNNNNNNNNNNNNNNNNNNNNNNNNNNNNNNNNNNNNNNNNNNNNNNNNNNNNNNNNNNNNNNNNNNNNNNNNNNNNNNNNNNNNNNNNNNNNNNNNNNNNNNNNNNNNNNNNNNNNNNNNNNNNNNNNNNNNNNGNNNNNNNNNNNNNNNNNNNNNNNNNNNNNNNNNNNNNNNNNNNNNNNNNNNNNNNNNNNNNNNNNNNNNNNNNNNNNNNNNNNNNNNNNNNNNNNNNNNNNNNNNNNNNNNNNNNNNNNNNNNNNNNNNNNNNNNNNNNNNNNNNNGGATCTCCCCATTGACAGATAGAGTAGAAGAATCAATTAGCCCGGGATTTCAGATTTAGATCTTCAACTACTTCCGAGAGGGTCTCATGCTACGATACGAGTAGAATACATAGGGATATAGTTCGGGGAAAGCAAATCAGATTTTGACGTATACCTTTTATTGGAAACCTACAAAGTAGCAATCCTGGCAGACCTTTTTGAGATTCCTTCTTGCATCCCAGTCTAACTCCCCTTTCTGTCTCACTGGATCTACACTACTTGACTTGCGACTTGAGCTAGCAGACTGAGCTTTATTTAGCTTGAGCGAGAACGAAGGCAGACATCTCTTTTTTGGACTTTTCTGCTTGAGCTGGAGCTTTGGACTCGACGAGGTATTTTGTGCTTGCCCTATTGAGAGTCTCTTCCATTCTCTCTTCACCAGACAGATAGACAAATAGGCAATCCGATAGATAGATTATGGCTTCCTCACTATCAGCAAGCTCCCACAGGCGATGAACTGCTTCCGACTTCTTCATTCGGTTTGTAGCCATACCGTATAGAGTGAAAAATGCCTTTTAATGGGAGTAGCTATATTCAAGCAAGCATTCCAGCGAAACGATCCTTTGACAATGGACTCTGCCCAACACTGGGACTGACTTTATTTATACAGAGAGAGGAAAATCCGCAAAAAAAGCTCTTTTTGAATCGGATATTGGATAGGCTAAGCTAGGTGTAGCCCGCTCTCTCTACGGTTTTGCTTGAACTTGTCAAGCCCGGGTGCCTATGCGATTATTAAGGCAGGGTGCTATTGTACCAGTGGTGGAGTGGCTTGAATCAAATCGTTTGTCTAGAGAGGGTGTAGCCCAAAGTGGACTCTACTAGAAAGTCAAGATGCTGTATAGGCAACTGGCCTTAGAGTAGTGTATCGAACTAAAGGACAGGAGCGCCCCATAATCATTGACGAAGAGGAAGGCTTGGAAAGGGATCAAACATATTGAGGAGGAGCTTTCCCTTATTTTGATCTTCTCATCCCTTAACCTTTCCACTTCAGCTTTCCACCCCTCTTGTGACCCTTTCGCTTCCGCCGTAGACTCCTCCATTAACCTTTTGTTTTTCTCATCGTCATCTTCCTTTTCTATTTGACATATCTCTTCATCATTTCCCTTTCTTTTCCCGTCGAATTAGAATTCCTGCATTGGaatctctctttcttcttcaaccTTTGTCATCCCGCTTCCTTTATTAGTGATTTCTCTTCCTTCTTCCTGCTTTGTcatctctctttcttcttttatatCCAATAGTTTTCTATTCAATTTATTTATCTGATCCATTAAGTCATTTATATTATCCATTAAGGCTTGGACTATTTGTCTAGATTTACCATCACCTAGGGCTGTATCATCATCAAGCTCAACATGAATAGGACTTGTATCAACCCATAAACCCTTATCATCATATATTAAATCTCTCTTAGCCTCAGGGTTAATCCCGAGCTTGTATGTTGTAGTTTTCTTCTGGACGGCGAAAGACCTCCAATCAAGCGCGAAGTTGTTATCCACATTTACATTGAGTTTTCGAGATGGGTCGACGTACTGGGACTCAAACCACTCTTGAGTTGCATGTCTTTTAGCAGGACCCTTGAACTTGAGTACTGAATCGCCACCCCCCTCGGTGGTGTATGTATATGCCTTCGGAGCTCAAAATAGACCTTTCTCGATTCGGTCTTCGAGCTTCAATTTCCCTATTTCAGAAGAAGAACCTTCATCGTATGGGAGTGGTTGACCAAGCACAACGGAGTCCGTGTCCGTGTAATAACAATCATCTCTCGAGATATGGGGGTACAGAAGTATCCTTGCGTAGGCAGTTACAGCTGCCGAGATCTGGACCGCTGAGTTCGGCAAGGGGCGCCATTTCTCTTTTGTCGAGTATGCATTGATACGGTAGCCGACTATGAAGAGGTTTTCGTCAAAGGCTTCGCTGTATAATAACTTATCACAATTATCAACCAAATACTTGCGTTGAGCATCGTCGCAGATCTCGCTAGTTGTGCATTCTGGACTTATACCGAATCTTCCATAGAGAGAATTCAtaagaagtttatatatataagacatCGCAGTATTCCCTTTTTGCTTAGCTATTATCCTATTCTCCGAGAGGGACCTAACATAGTCTTCAAGAGGGCTTCCCTCGCTCTTCTCAAAGAGGTATCCCTCGATTGGGACTACAGTGTACCCCAGGGTTCTAGCATACTTTAACTCCTCGCTAAAGTAAACCCCTCTAAACTTACCAGTCGGGAAGATCAGAGTACTATCTTTTCTCTTTCGAAAAGGAAGAAAGGGCCTCTTGATATTCCGGGGGCAGTTCACAACGGCCTCGAGAAATCCAAAGATGCTATCTAAGTCCATCTCACTCAAATTACTATGCCAGACAGGAGTCCCAACGGGCATGGGGCTATCTCTCATCACAAAGGGATAGAGAGAGTTTAGGTCGTAGTAGTATAGGTTTTTACCAAACGGTATGAAGATATCCACATGACCACCGTAGTAACCACTTCTTATAAAGGTGTCTTCGTCCCCGCTAGCTTTGTAGATGTGCCATTTATCGGCATCCAAGAACTTCATACGAAAGAGGAGCATTGCAAATGATGGAAGGGTGAGCTTACATTCTATGTCCACCCCGTACTCATCCCAAATTAACCCTTGCAGTTTTTGCATGACACCCCCTAGGAGAAGGACGTCCTGCTTAAGATATTTTCGCAAGTCCTCCTTCATATTGCTGAGAGTGTCTTGATTCACTTTCAAAGAATCAATAGAACCCTTATACCCAAGTTCGGGGCATAGATTCTTTGAAAGTGAATCAAGCGAACCCTTGAGCATCAGCATTGAGTCTTTGAAGCGGAATAAAACCCGCCTCCCCGACGCGCGGACTTTTATCTCGTAGATATGGTGGTTTCTATCCATCATTTTAACATTACCCCTCTTTCCCCAACTTTTTCTCATGTAGTCTAGCAATAAAAGCCCATCGAATCTACTGAGGTTATGTAAGTAAACAGTTAGTGGTGATTTAAATTTGATAGCTATATCACCAATTCTGGACAGAAAAGATTCTAGAACCATTTTACTCTTTTCAGCAAAATCAGACGTGGTGACGTTCTCCTCGGTGAAGTAGTATTCAACCATACTTTTTTTGAGCTGGATGTTCGCCCCCTTCTGTCTTTAATGAGATGATTCCTCTACTAACCAAGAATTGTGCTATCCCTGTTCCGATAGGGTACGTACgatatttgattttctttatttgaccaacttcactCCCTCCATTTTGATCTTCTCTATCTCTTCTTATTTTGGTCTGTTTCCGCACTAATGACTCTAGGTGTTCAACAAAGGTGGCGGCTCGAACATGTGAACGATTGTCGAGTGGACTAAATAAGAAACTTAGTACATGAACGGCTATAAATTCTATAGTATATTGTTTAAACAAATTGAACATCTCTAGATCATCATCTGAGAGATTTTTCCTTGTTTTGAGGAAATCCCGCGCACTACATTCACCATCGCGGGTTAATTTAGATACTACGCCACTGGCTGTACGCCATATACAACCCTCGTCGTACTCCATTGTTAATTGTTCAATCCTCCTTTGTGTTTTCATTAACACATTTTCCGGGATGAAATCCCCCCCCATTCTTTCTTCAGATTATTCAATATGTCGAATACTTCATCTTTATACATTTTGCTATTACTACTATTAGCATTTCCTCTCTTCTCTAAgtaaagcatatatatatatctatgtaaaTCCTTCTAAAAAACAATTtgactttcttttttttttctttagtgtCATGTGTATATATCTTTTGTGGAAATTTGACTGAGATCTACTCAGTTGTCGAACCACTGGTTTGGTACTTACCTCCAGCCATGAGATGCATTTTAGTGTTAGTAACTACTAATCAAATCCATACGGCTGAAGTAAGGCATATGGGATGTTAACCCCTTTGCGGATTTTCGAGTGCCACACCGCGAAGTACCTCCCCTCACTCAAGACGTATCTTTCTCAATCGACATGCTCCATCGACATGATTGAGAAGTTTCTTGACCGACATGATAAGAATGTAATACACCTTAAGAAGCACAAAGGTGCTTACATACTTTGGTCTGCCTATCATTGTCCATGTTGGGCTGACTCCGTTAGGCAAGAGGGCCCCTACTGATATTGACTGACCTGTTGATAGGCTATAAGTAGGCCGTTTGCTATTGCTATAAGGGCTGCTCGCCTTTATACGGCTTGGCTTCGCTATCGCTCGTAATGGTCGACATCCTGCCATACCAGAATTCCTATTATTTATAGCTAGAAGTTTCGCCAGAAGCAAACAAGATGAGGTTGCTCTGCTTCGTAGACAAGGCTCGTTCCGTACTTGACTTATGAGCTCGTGTAGTACTCACCCCTATCTCTAAAGGGGCTTATGCACTCCACTCGCTGTCTACTAAAGGAGCGCTAGAGTGAGTAAGCGAAGCCCTCAATTTAGTGGCTCACCCTCCTCTTTCATTTTCGCTTAAGCTTCCGGGCTTTGTGGGATTAATTGATTGGATACCCGAGACCCATAATCTTTCCTAGGAACAGCTTCTACGACGATAGGCATAAAGGCATGATTAGTTCCACAAATCTCACTGTACTGACCATAGTAAACTCCTTCTCGTTATACCGAAATAGAAGTCTGATTTAAACGACCAGGTACAGCTTCACATTTGACACCTAAGGAAGGTACAACCCAGCTATGAGGTACATTAGCAGATGTTACAATAAAACGTATATAACATTTTGCTAGTAGAACCACTCTATTGTCAACTTCTAATAAACGTGATTGATCCAATTCTAGATCATCTTCTGGAATCGTATAACTGTCAAAAGTGAGTGAATGTTCATCAGAACTGTTATAGTCCGAATACTCATAAGGTAGGGTCGATGCCCGCCTCCCCCCAAACTGTACTTGCAAGTTTCCCCACAAAAAGATATCCACGCCTACTCTTAGAAAAACACTATTTTTCTTTAGTTAGGTAGCTCTCCCGACCGTAAGACCCTTTATGAGTAAGGTTAATCAAAGGCCGGGGAAATTTTATTGGCAAGAGGGAACCATTTCTCACCCAGCCCTACCTACCCTATGTATTTAAGGGAGAGGCTGGAACCGAAAAGGACCAGGTTCCACACATATGAGACAggcagaatgttacaccttggaaaatttcccgttaatgtacCGTGAATAGGATAGCGAAGAGAATGACGTGTACGAttatttgataagtaagaaatagcatttgatgatcctaatcgagattcaaagacatttgacgtaagggaagaaggttgtcaaggaaagcaaggggtaAGTTGTGTGTCGGATAAGAATTTTGAGTGACAACTTaaggatggcataatgatgtcttggagaaaagtgataacgtcccttatattggtattgaagtgttaaacaagtgttaagaaggctccataaggactggagatcaaacgagtcgacgagaacgaaatcggaacagttgggcattatacggcccaacatactggccgtataaattatactggtcgtatgttaggccgtatatttatccaAGAGGGGCAActttctctggaccaaacatacggccagacatacggcccgtataaaatgtacggaccgtatgttcgtgtcgggacagatttcatgatttatatgagaggacccaagttcatttcattttcacctctcacatcaagaacactctagaaaaccctctctactcttcatccacaagaaaccaagggaaatccatgatcaacttcatcaaatccacaaaatcaagtgtagaagacatatcaaagttcatctaagccaagaaatcccaagggaagtgagctagggttttggtgcaagaagagaatttccactcaaggcttattcttccaccatctaaggtaatatttatggcatttccatgttgtttaaggtgttgaaagctaaaaacacttggattgtagaaagatatagaaaatgggtcaagaaagtgagaatagtgtcattttgagtgataacttgaattgagtcacgaTTCTCGATGAGTTGTGATATGGTtgtgctataaatgacatttagaacatggggtaagtattatgtgtgagaaagtgcgatagtgaactataaccacaattatggagaaattgaagtgaaattgtgaaatgcggatgaTGTAGAGGaatgatgatattgtgaatgttgtgatggatgttgggagttgatatgtaaaatgaggaaagttgtataaacaaaggaaattcttcccaattttctctagctttagaaaacacgttcttataatcgtctaactaatgttaatacgaactcccatGAAGGTaaggacgtgagcattgaaggagaacgatcaagcggtagaatagctaaagtaaaaggtatgtaaggctagttccttctttctaaggcatgaatcctatgatatgatgttccctcctttcttcatgattttcctacgtatcgaaaactatgagtctacgattataaagagcatcacacaagataaagaaaaaaaatatgttacgagcatgacgataccgatgatgaatataagtctagaagtcctaaagctcaggatACGACATTCTTacgaaactaatgatccttatgtaacttctatgatattatgttccctacctctccatgactttcttatattccgggactgagagtctatgttcattaatagccacgtgagataaagatgagggacatgttatgagcatgataatgaagatgatgagcttaagtctaaagattctagagttcatggtataatgtttctacaaagctaacgatattaactatgatctattgatgttgtttgttgtatacactcaccttatatgctaattccttcaaggtgaggcagaaaacttatgaatgctccataatgtaatcgggggttctcgaccttatgtcaccccgatattgttatagattgtctacaAGCTCTATTACttgtcttatgaccaatgttccgaaaaattacgagtctatcttcgtagaggatttcatatgagataaaggtaagagatatgccatagatgcaaggatggtaatgatgagtctaagtctagagattataaagtctatcatacgatatttatacgaagttcatgctacgaatatgatatgattttcatagattgtttttaaattcaaatgtatgctttaatgaaaggttacgataagcttatgcgATGTACGTGatagcaatgatgatgatgagatatatcgagccttgttatgatgtatgtgatactgtcgagccactatgtggccgaata from Lycium barbarum isolate Lr01 chromosome 10, ASM1917538v2, whole genome shotgun sequence includes:
- the LOC132613101 gene encoding DNA polymerase-like, with amino-acid sequence MVEYYFTEENVTTSDFAEKSKMVLESFLSRIGDIAIKFKSPLTVYLHNLSRFDGLLLLDYMRKSWGKRGNVKMMDRNHHIYEIKVRASGRRVLFRFKDSMLMLKGSLDSLSKNLCPELGYKGSIDSLKVNQDTLSNMKEDLRKYLKQDVLLLGGVMQKLQGLIWDEYGVDIECKLTLPSFAMLLFRMKFLDADKWHIYKASGDEDTFIRSGYYGGHVDIFIPFGKNLYYYDLNSLYPFVMRDSPMPVGTPVWHSNLSEMDLDSIFGFLEAVVNCPRNIKRPFLPFRKRKDSTLIFPTGKFRGVYFSEELKYARTLGYTVVPIEGYLFEKSEGSPLEDYVRSLSENRIIAKQKGNTAMSYIYKLLMNSLYGRFGISPECTTSEICDDAQRKYLVDNCDKLLYSEAFDENLFIVGYRINAYSTKEKWRPLPNSAVQISAAVTAYARILLYPHISRDDCYYTDTDSVVLGQPLPYDEGSSSEIGKLKLEDRIEKEWFESQYVDPSRKLNVNVDNNFALDWRSFAVQKKTTTYKLGINPEAKRDLIYDDKGLWVDTSPIHVELDDDTALGDGKSRQIVQALMDNINDLMDQINKLNRKLLDIKEEREMTKQEEGREITNKGSGMTKVEEEREIPMQEF